In Flavobacterium sp., a single window of DNA contains:
- a CDS encoding penicillin acylase family protein, whose amino-acid sequence MFQYSKILNITFLICFSFQISAQKISTKEINRLEKLAEKVTIIRDNWGIPHVYGKTDADAVFGLLYAQCEDDFKRIEMNYIEKLGRLSEIKGESVLYNDLEIKLLIDIDEAKADYKKAPDWLKKLLNSYADAINFYLYKHPEVKPALLTHFEPWFPLLWTDGSIGAISTADLSTGELKAFYSGNNDKVAYVEREKYVQTGSNGFAFAPSKTESGNSILYINPHTTFYFRPEVQISSEEGLNVYGAVTWGQFFIYQGFNENCGWMHTSSNVDVADMYAEKITNKNGKLFYEFDSKLLPVIEKEITIKYLQNGKLIPKKFKTYATNNGPIMAKRDGKWISLKSNNRSMTSLIQSWVRTKSTSFDDYKKAMDLKANTSNNTVYADNKGNIAYWHGNFIPIRDKSLNWSKVIDGSISSTQWRGLHDVNETVHVYNPTNGWLQNCNSTPFSVAGNNSPKKEDYIPYMAPDGENFRGVNAVRIFSKGEKYTLDKVIADGYDTKLSIFEILIPSLINVFEKNIKPESPEYAELAEPISVLKNWDYYAKENSVATTLAVEWAYKLDPIIQKAYIDEGELDQVENTKNFAKDATVAQMIPQLKTVIKDLNIKWGTWKIAWGEINRFQRTSGEIDLKYDDSKPSLPIGYGPGSWGSLPSFKANYQNNSKKRYGYNGNSFVCAVEFGSKIKAKSLLAGGNSGDINSKHFTDQSEMYRNGEFKDVLFYKENVLKNAERTYHPGK is encoded by the coding sequence ATGTTTCAGTATTCTAAAATCTTAAATATAACTTTTTTAATCTGTTTCAGTTTTCAAATTTCGGCACAAAAAATCAGCACGAAAGAAATTAACCGACTGGAAAAACTAGCAGAAAAAGTTACCATTATTCGCGATAATTGGGGAATTCCGCATGTTTACGGAAAAACCGATGCTGATGCTGTTTTTGGATTATTGTATGCACAATGCGAAGATGATTTTAAAAGAATCGAAATGAATTATATCGAAAAACTGGGACGCCTTTCTGAAATTAAAGGCGAATCCGTTTTATATAATGATTTAGAAATTAAACTTTTAATTGATATTGATGAGGCAAAAGCCGATTATAAAAAAGCGCCTGACTGGCTGAAAAAACTTTTAAACAGTTATGCCGATGCCATCAATTTTTATCTTTATAAACACCCAGAAGTAAAACCCGCGCTTCTAACGCATTTTGAACCGTGGTTTCCATTGCTTTGGACGGACGGAAGTATTGGCGCCATCAGTACTGCCGATCTTTCTACAGGCGAACTCAAAGCTTTTTATTCTGGAAATAATGATAAAGTCGCTTATGTTGAAAGGGAAAAATATGTGCAGACAGGCTCAAATGGTTTTGCGTTTGCTCCTTCAAAAACAGAAAGCGGAAATTCGATTTTATATATAAATCCGCATACAACATTTTATTTCAGACCCGAAGTACAGATTTCAAGTGAAGAAGGTTTAAACGTTTACGGCGCAGTAACCTGGGGACAATTTTTTATTTATCAGGGTTTTAATGAAAACTGCGGCTGGATGCATACTTCTTCAAATGTTGATGTTGCCGATATGTATGCTGAAAAAATCACGAATAAAAACGGAAAACTTTTTTACGAATTCGATTCTAAACTTTTGCCTGTTATTGAAAAAGAAATCACCATAAAATATCTTCAAAACGGAAAATTAATTCCGAAGAAATTCAAAACCTATGCTACCAACAACGGTCCAATTATGGCTAAACGCGATGGAAAATGGATTAGTTTAAAATCGAATAATCGTTCCATGACAAGTTTGATTCAGAGTTGGGTTAGAACCAAATCGACCAGTTTTGATGATTATAAAAAAGCAATGGACTTAAAAGCAAATACATCTAACAACACGGTTTATGCCGATAATAAAGGAAATATTGCGTATTGGCACGGAAACTTTATTCCGATTAGAGACAAAAGCTTAAACTGGTCAAAAGTTATTGACGGATCAATTTCTTCAACACAATGGAGAGGATTGCATGATGTAAACGAAACCGTTCATGTATATAATCCAACAAATGGGTGGCTTCAAAATTGTAATTCTACGCCATTTTCTGTTGCAGGAAATAATAGTCCGAAAAAAGAAGATTATATTCCTTATATGGCTCCGGACGGCGAAAATTTTAGAGGTGTAAACGCTGTTCGAATCTTTAGCAAAGGCGAAAAATACACATTAGACAAAGTTATTGCTGATGGATATGATACTAAATTATCCATTTTTGAAATATTGATTCCGAGTCTGATTAATGTTTTCGAAAAAAATATAAAACCAGAATCTCCAGAATATGCTGAATTGGCCGAACCAATTTCTGTTTTAAAAAACTGGGATTATTATGCTAAAGAAAATTCTGTTGCGACAACTTTAGCCGTTGAATGGGCTTATAAATTAGACCCTATTATTCAAAAAGCTTATATTGACGAAGGAGAATTAGATCAGGTAGAAAATACTAAAAACTTTGCCAAAGATGCCACTGTTGCTCAAATGATTCCGCAACTTAAAACCGTTATAAAAGACCTCAACATTAAATGGGGAACCTGGAAAATAGCCTGGGGAGAAATTAATCGTTTTCAGCGTACAAGCGGTGAAATTGATTTAAAATACGATGATTCAAAACCAAGTTTACCAATAGGTTACGGTCCGGGTTCATGGGGAAGTCTGCCTTCTTTTAAAGCCAATTATCAAAATAATTCTAAAAAACGATACGGATATAATGGAAACAGTTTTGTCTGTGCCGTTGAATTTGGTTCAAAAATAAAAGCAAAATCATTACTCGCTGGCGGCAACAGCGGCGATATAAATTCGAAACATTTTACTGATCAATCCGAAATGTATCGAAACGGAGAATTTAAAGATGTTTTATTTTATAAAGAAAACGTTCTTAAAAATGCCGAACGAACCTATCATCCCGGAAAGTAA
- a CDS encoding dienelactone hydrolase family protein translates to MKNSIILLIAVTLFSTTMNAQLKSVKYSEGSQALNGLFIKSAKKSSNNPGILLLPAWLGIDNASKGIAEELSKLGYHVFIADIYGEGNYPKNTGEAGKQAGFYKTNYEAYQKRINAALQELIKSGANADNIVAIGYCFGGTGVLEAVRGHLNVKGVASFHGGLGKDTARKTEPTSVKVLICHGADDPFVPKEEIASFQQEMRDSKADWQMIYYANSVHSFTNPEAGNDNSKGAAYNAVAAKRSFDHLQLFLNEVLKK, encoded by the coding sequence ATGAAAAATTCAATCATACTTCTTATCGCTGTAACATTGTTTTCAACAACTATGAATGCACAACTGAAATCCGTAAAATATTCTGAGGGAAGTCAGGCTTTAAATGGCTTATTTATTAAATCTGCTAAAAAAAGCAGTAACAATCCCGGAATTTTACTTCTTCCTGCCTGGTTAGGAATCGACAATGCCTCAAAAGGAATTGCAGAAGAATTGTCAAAACTAGGCTACCATGTTTTTATCGCTGATATTTATGGTGAAGGAAACTATCCAAAAAATACAGGCGAAGCAGGAAAACAAGCTGGTTTTTATAAAACAAATTACGAAGCGTATCAAAAAAGAATCAATGCAGCTTTGCAGGAATTAATAAAATCCGGAGCAAATGCAGATAATATTGTGGCTATTGGCTATTGTTTTGGAGGAACCGGAGTTCTTGAAGCTGTTCGCGGACATTTGAATGTAAAAGGTGTTGCTTCATTTCATGGAGGTTTAGGCAAAGATACAGCCAGAAAAACAGAACCAACTTCGGTTAAAGTTTTAATTTGTCACGGAGCCGATGATCCGTTTGTTCCAAAAGAAGAAATCGCTTCTTTTCAGCAGGAAATGAGAGATTCTAAAGCCGATTGGCAAATGATTTATTATGCAAATTCGGTACACTCATTTACAAATCCTGAAGCCGGAAATGATAATTCGAAAGGCGCTGCTTACAATGCTGTCGCGGCTAAAAGATCTTTTGACCATTTACAGCTTTTTCTAAACGAAGTTCTTAAAAAATAA
- a CDS encoding DUF3667 domain-containing protein translates to MSHNKIREDKTCLNCRHVVEQKFCPNCGQENSDSRKTFHHLFVHFFEDLTHYENAFWKTIKNLLFKPSTLTKEYLSGKRLSYLAPVRLYIFISFITFLLIAMFPSKVSDQINKGEKEISTSLVNQDKKEEKVEKGEKAENSKYKTHFELKSMKEIDSIQKYGKEDEKLSEFEYWLYEKSVHVTENNTKKQIIEKFIESFFHNIPKILFIIMPFFAFFLWLFHNKKKWYYFDHGIFTLHYFSFLLLIFLIMFIIDRIVGFFGEDSPISFISGITNFVGAIWMCYYFYPAHHRFYGESRIVSFVKSVMLFIINSFFILFLLIFYVLYTFINLH, encoded by the coding sequence ATGTCACATAACAAAATTAGAGAAGACAAAACCTGTTTAAACTGCAGGCATGTTGTTGAGCAAAAATTTTGTCCAAACTGCGGACAGGAAAATTCAGATTCCAGAAAAACTTTTCATCATTTATTTGTTCACTTTTTTGAAGATTTAACGCATTATGAAAATGCCTTTTGGAAAACGATAAAAAACCTTCTTTTCAAACCTTCTACCTTAACTAAAGAATATCTTTCGGGAAAACGTTTGTCGTACCTTGCTCCTGTTCGTCTTTATATTTTCATTAGTTTTATTACTTTCCTTTTAATTGCCATGTTTCCAAGCAAAGTGAGTGATCAAATTAATAAAGGTGAAAAAGAAATTTCTACCTCACTTGTAAATCAGGACAAAAAAGAGGAAAAAGTTGAAAAGGGCGAAAAAGCTGAAAATTCTAAATACAAGACGCATTTTGAATTAAAATCGATGAAAGAAATTGATTCAATTCAGAAATACGGCAAAGAAGATGAAAAGCTTTCAGAATTTGAATACTGGCTTTATGAAAAATCGGTTCATGTTACCGAAAACAATACCAAAAAACAAATTATAGAAAAATTCATCGAATCGTTTTTCCATAATATTCCTAAAATTCTTTTTATCATAATGCCGTTTTTTGCTTTCTTCTTGTGGCTTTTCCACAATAAAAAGAAATGGTATTATTTTGATCACGGAATTTTTACCCTTCATTATTTTTCATTTCTGCTGCTCATTTTCCTCATTATGTTTATAATAGACAGAATTGTGGGATTCTTTGGAGAAGACAGTCCTATAAGTTTCATTTCTGGTATAACCAATTTTGTTGGCGCAATATGGATGTGTTATTATTTTTATCCTGCACATCATCGTTTTTATGGAGAAAGCAGAATCGTATCATTTGTTAAAAGCGTTATGTTATTCATCATAAACTCCTTTTTTATTCTATTTTTACTCATATTTTATGTTTTATACACATTCATTAATTTACACTAA
- a CDS encoding M28 family peptidase codes for MKKFLVLLLIASAFSCKNSQSVVSKDNSDPTKYIKYISEKDLKKMLYTVASDEMEGRETGSAGQKKAGLYMIEQYKKSGISFPKGATDYYQHIPASYLNARRNQNLPDSENIWAFIEGSEKPDEVLVISAHYDHVGIKNGEVYNGADDDGSGTVAVIEMAKAFAKAKKQGHGPKRSILFLHVTGEEHGLHGSRFYSENPLFPIANTISDINIDMIGRRDVEHANTNNYVYVIGADRLSSDLHNAVVAQNEKFIKMDLDFKFNDPADPNHFYERSDHYNFAKHGIPAIFFFNGVHEDYHGKGDEPQKIEYDALTKRAKLAFVLAWDLANRENRPVVDKPIK; via the coding sequence ATGAAAAAATTTTTAGTCTTATTATTAATTGCCTCTGCTTTTTCATGTAAGAATTCGCAGTCGGTAGTATCCAAAGACAATTCAGACCCAACGAAATACATTAAATATATTTCTGAAAAAGATCTTAAAAAAATGCTTTACACTGTTGCTTCAGATGAAATGGAAGGTCGTGAAACAGGTTCTGCCGGACAGAAAAAAGCGGGTCTTTACATGATTGAACAATACAAAAAAAGCGGTATTTCGTTTCCGAAAGGCGCAACAGACTATTACCAGCATATTCCTGCTTCGTATTTAAATGCAAGACGTAATCAAAATTTACCTGATTCTGAAAACATTTGGGCTTTCATCGAAGGTTCTGAAAAACCAGATGAAGTTTTGGTAATTTCTGCTCATTACGATCACGTTGGTATTAAAAATGGTGAAGTTTATAACGGAGCTGACGACGATGGTTCTGGAACTGTAGCGGTTATCGAAATGGCAAAAGCTTTCGCGAAAGCAAAAAAACAAGGCCACGGTCCAAAACGTTCTATTTTATTCCTGCATGTAACAGGTGAAGAACATGGTTTACATGGTTCTCGTTTTTATTCTGAAAATCCTTTGTTTCCAATCGCTAACACGATTTCAGACATCAACATTGACATGATCGGACGTCGTGATGTTGAGCATGCTAATACTAACAATTATGTTTACGTAATTGGTGCTGACAGATTATCTTCTGACTTACATAATGCAGTTGTGGCTCAAAATGAAAAATTCATCAAAATGGACTTAGATTTTAAATTTAATGACCCTGCTGATCCAAATCACTTTTATGAGCGTTCTGACCACTATAACTTCGCTAAACATGGTATTCCGGCTATCTTTTTCTTCAATGGAGTTCACGAAGATTACCACGGTAAAGGCGACGAACCTCAAAAAATCGAATACGACGCTTTAACTAAAAGGGCAAAACTTGCTTTTGTACTTGCCTGGGATTTAGCAAACAGAGAGAACAGACCGGTAGTTGATAAACCGATTAAATAA
- the rho gene encoding transcription termination factor Rho — MFDISALKEMKLSELQEIAKLAKTIKINGVKKDTLITQILAHQEATSAPPAEAIAEKETNTDKPKRARIAPAKKTVNKNAPVLEFDAAEESPKEIETPEAVEENQKTEAEPVSENKTTEKKGTKVVKFNKSAYEKKVALQKEKEAAKEVISTEEIAENITTAPVAEKTENTAPVKKINPNQNKNQNPNQNQNPNQNQNPNQNGNGNGNNGNHQNQNNKNKKNNNNFRDSDFEFDGIIESEGVLEMMPDGYGFLRSSDYNYLASPDDIYLSTSQIRLFGLKTGDTVKGVVRPPKEGEKFFPLVRVLKINGHDPQVVRDRVSFEHLTPVFPSEKFKLAEKGSSISTRIIDLFSPIGKGQRGMIVAQPKTGKTMLLKDIANAIAANHPEVYLIVLLIDERPEEVTDMQRSVRGEVIASTFDREPQEHVKIANIVLEKSKRLVECGHDVVILLDSITRLARAYNTVQPASGKVLSGGVDANALQKPKRFFGAARNVENGGSLSIIATALTETGSKMDEVIFEEFKGTGNMELQLDRKIANKRIFPAIDLTSSSTRRDDLLLDEKTLQRMWIMRKYLSDMNPVESMDFVNDRFKKTKNNEEFLISMND, encoded by the coding sequence ATGTTTGATATTTCTGCATTAAAAGAAATGAAGCTTTCTGAGCTTCAAGAAATAGCTAAGTTAGCTAAAACTATAAAGATTAATGGCGTTAAAAAAGACACTCTGATTACTCAGATTTTAGCGCATCAGGAGGCGACATCAGCACCGCCCGCAGAAGCTATTGCAGAAAAAGAAACAAATACTGATAAGCCAAAAAGAGCCCGAATTGCTCCGGCTAAAAAAACGGTAAATAAAAATGCACCGGTTCTGGAATTTGATGCTGCGGAGGAATCTCCAAAGGAAATTGAAACTCCTGAGGCTGTAGAAGAAAACCAAAAAACAGAAGCTGAACCTGTATCTGAAAATAAAACAACAGAGAAAAAAGGAACAAAAGTTGTAAAATTCAACAAGTCGGCTTATGAGAAAAAAGTCGCTTTACAAAAGGAAAAAGAAGCTGCTAAAGAAGTAATTTCTACAGAAGAAATCGCAGAAAATATTACAACAGCGCCAGTTGCTGAAAAAACTGAAAATACTGCTCCGGTTAAAAAGATTAATCCTAATCAGAATAAAAACCAAAATCCCAACCAGAATCAAAATCCGAATCAAAACCAAAACCCAAATCAAAATGGGAACGGAAACGGAAATAATGGGAATCATCAAAACCAAAACAATAAAAACAAAAAGAACAACAACAATTTCAGAGATTCAGATTTTGAATTTGACGGAATTATCGAAAGTGAAGGTGTTCTTGAAATGATGCCGGATGGTTATGGATTTTTACGTTCTTCTGATTATAATTATTTAGCTTCACCGGATGATATTTATTTATCGACTTCACAAATCAGATTATTTGGTTTAAAAACCGGAGATACTGTAAAAGGTGTGGTTCGTCCTCCAAAAGAAGGCGAGAAATTCTTCCCTCTTGTTCGTGTATTAAAAATCAACGGACATGATCCGCAGGTAGTTCGTGACAGAGTTTCTTTTGAACACCTGACTCCAGTTTTTCCTTCAGAAAAATTCAAATTAGCCGAAAAAGGCAGTTCTATATCTACCCGTATTATCGATTTATTTTCTCCTATCGGAAAAGGACAGCGTGGAATGATCGTTGCACAGCCAAAAACGGGTAAAACAATGCTTTTAAAAGATATTGCAAATGCAATTGCTGCTAATCATCCAGAAGTTTATTTAATCGTTCTTTTGATTGATGAGCGTCCTGAGGAGGTTACAGACATGCAGAGAAGTGTTCGTGGAGAAGTTATCGCGTCAACTTTTGACAGAGAGCCGCAAGAACACGTAAAAATTGCTAATATCGTTTTGGAGAAATCAAAACGTTTAGTAGAATGCGGACATGATGTTGTAATTTTATTAGACTCTATTACACGTTTAGCAAGAGCTTATAATACAGTTCAGCCGGCATCTGGAAAAGTATTAAGTGGAGGTGTTGATGCAAATGCATTACAAAAACCAAAACGTTTCTTTGGAGCGGCAAGAAATGTAGAAAACGGAGGGTCGTTAAGTATCATTGCAACTGCATTAACTGAAACAGGTTCTAAAATGGATGAGGTTATCTTTGAAGAGTTTAAAGGAACCGGTAACATGGAACTTCAATTAGATCGTAAAATTGCTAACAAGCGTATTTTCCCTGCAATCGATCTTACTTCTTCAAGCACACGTCGTGACGACTTATTACTTGATGAGAAAACATTACAAAGAATGTGGATTATGCGTAAATATCTTTCAGATATGAACCCTGTAGAATCTATGGATTTTGTAAACGATCGTTTCAAGAAAACAAAGAATAATGAAGAGTTTTTGATTTCTATGAATGACTAG
- a CDS encoding DUF4293 domain-containing protein: MLQRIQTVYLILTFVVTGVLMFFMPLWTLNTGKAFYFMQSQLYTVLLGLSTMLTIISIISFKKRQNQFVMNRLNIILNLILLGLFVYRSLNLSGETAETVSEKGIGMFLPIVAIVLLVLANKAIKKDEDLVKSVDRLR, from the coding sequence ATGTTACAACGAATTCAAACCGTATATTTAATTCTTACCTTTGTTGTTACAGGGGTTTTAATGTTTTTTATGCCGCTTTGGACATTAAATACAGGCAAAGCTTTCTATTTCATGCAAAGCCAGCTTTACACTGTTTTATTAGGTTTAAGCACAATGCTGACTATTATCAGTATTATTTCATTCAAAAAGAGACAAAATCAGTTTGTGATGAACAGACTGAACATAATATTAAATTTAATTTTATTAGGATTATTTGTTTATCGTTCTCTAAATTTATCTGGAGAAACAGCTGAAACTGTTTCTGAGAAAGGTATTGGGATGTTTCTTCCAATTGTTGCTATCGTGTTATTAGTTCTTGCTAATAAGGCCATCAAAAAGGACGAAGATCTTGTAAAATCTGTAGACCGATTGAGATAA